In Bacteroidota bacterium, one DNA window encodes the following:
- a CDS encoding T9SS type A sorting domain-containing protein encodes MLSFKFKPSKVIIPIQLLNSIASGVTASELLIAILVLACVSVFSLPSNSGAKQMDYTSGGTYILPPTYEVSQNQWSPIINLGNPTTDATNCPNVTYSNSSNVTALTADFSCGNGWASPHGKDAPSITQAISDDDCYYYGIHWPDSLCLYEKALTYFGVDPVMCRDSMRSYVEYHPFATVYPGETLDAFRYAFTSTADIWYAQTINTTEPWVNQYNWLVKMQPINSEAIYQHYVLNGLANALGHIDFNAEANMWYNITLLFPDDSGGNAACWKAIQGIRVTQSRIPEDTTPFYKLTFPLKPIPDAGVRVSAIAGQEMNVRVVTDADMRTLSVYYELASDGEADFMIYDQLGKALIHKRSSYVSKGDQHILLDINEIPSGAYFLRVQTAGSVVTKPFLITR; translated from the coding sequence ATGCTTTCCTTCAAGTTTAAGCCCTCAAAAGTAATTATACCTATACAATTGCTTAATTCAATTGCTTCGGGAGTAACTGCCTCAGAGTTGCTGATCGCCATATTGGTACTAGCATGCGTATCGGTTTTTTCATTGCCATCCAACTCGGGAGCCAAGCAAATGGATTATACCTCTGGTGGCACTTATATCCTACCACCCACGTATGAAGTATCACAAAATCAGTGGTCGCCAATCATTAATCTGGGTAATCCTACTACAGATGCAACTAACTGTCCGAACGTGACATATTCAAATTCATCGAACGTAACAGCTCTCACTGCTGACTTTAGTTGTGGGAATGGTTGGGCATCACCACATGGCAAAGATGCTCCGTCTATAACGCAAGCAATATCTGATGATGACTGTTACTATTACGGCATACATTGGCCGGACAGTCTCTGTCTTTATGAAAAGGCACTTACATATTTTGGTGTCGACCCAGTCATGTGCAGAGACAGTATGCGCTCTTACGTCGAGTACCATCCATTTGCAACCGTGTATCCAGGTGAGACCCTCGATGCATTCCGGTATGCTTTTACTAGTACCGCTGATATTTGGTATGCCCAAACAATCAACACGACAGAGCCTTGGGTCAATCAATATAATTGGCTTGTGAAGATGCAACCGATAAACTCGGAGGCAATCTACCAACACTACGTATTAAATGGTCTTGCGAATGCGCTCGGCCATATAGACTTTAACGCCGAAGCAAATATGTGGTATAACATCACGTTGTTATTTCCAGATGACTCTGGTGGAAATGCTGCCTGCTGGAAAGCAATACAGGGCATCCGAGTAACCCAATCCAGGATACCAGAGGACACCACACCCTTCTATAAGCTGACGTTCCCACTGAAGCCGATTCCCGATGCGGGAGTTCGTGTAAGTGCAATTGCTGGCCAAGAGATGAATGTGCGGGTGGTTACAGATGCTGATATGCGGACGCTTTCAGTGTACTACGAGCTTGCATCCGATGGTGAAGCAGATTTCATGATCTATGACCAACTTGGCAAGGCCCTCATTCATAAACGAAGCAGTTATGTATCTAAAGGAGATCAACATATATTGCTTGATATAAATGAGATTCCAAGCGGCGCTTATTTCCTCAGGGTGCAGACGGCTGGCTCAGTAGTTACGAAACCATTCTTAATAACGAGGTAA